caACTGTGGCACCCTTCTCATTAGCTACTGACACTtgagaaaaatttgtcatttttgtaaaatcatgtaagttattaattttatttgtcatgtgaTCCATGGCTCCTGAGTCAATGATCCAATAATCATGTTCATTACTAGCATTTAGGGCAGTAGAGAAGGCACTGAAAATACCTGGGATATCTTTCTGTGAAACATGGTCATGTTTAGCCAGAAAACCAGCAATTTTTCTAAGTAAAGCTGTGTGATTCTTCTCTTCAGCTACGGGAGCTTCATCTCTATTGTTAAGCACCTGTTTGCTATGGAGATATGCTGCAAAATCATTGATTAATGCAGCAGGATTGGTAGTGAAATTCACCATTCCTTCTGTCGACAAGGTAGCTGCATGGTTAGCCTTGTAGCTATTGTTGTTCAGATATTTTTGTTTACCCTTTATCTCTGGACCTTTTGtctccttcaagaacttagGCTTCAATTCCGGATGAAGATTCCAACATCTGTCTTTTATATGGCCAAGAGAATCACAGTAGTTGCACTTTAAATCTAGTCTTTTTCCTTTGTAAACTTTGCCTTCAGGACGTTTGTTGGTAGAGACATAAGCCCTAGTCTCAGAAACGCTGTCTTTAGTCTCTTGATTCATGACTTTCCTCCTTACTTCTTCCCTTTAGATTATGGCACACACACCAGTGAAGGAAGGGAGTTCAGCATTCATTAAGATGTGACTTCTGAGGTTTTCGAACTCTGGACCTAAGCTtgccaagagttgaaaaatcttGTCTTCTTCTGCTCTCTTGATCAACACAGTGGCATTAGTGGTATGAGGACGATAAACATCGAGCTCATTCCACATGTTTGTAAGACTGCCAAGGTGTTCAACAAATGCTTTGCTTCCTTATTGTAGACTTGCCAGATTCTTCTTAAGCTGGAAGACACGGGCAACATtattttgatttccatacatcTCTTTTACTTGCTTCCAGAGATGCATGGATGACTCGGAATAACTGAAAATTTTAGCAATCCTTCGCTCAATTGAATTGAGCAACCAAGACATGACCAACTGATCTTTAAACTGCCACGACTCGTATGTAGAAGAAGTGACTACTGGAGCTTCAATAGCACCATTTATATAGCCAAGCTTTGATCTTCCTCCAAGTGCAAAAGATACTGCACGACTCCAGGGAAGGTAGTTGAATTCATTCAACAAAACAGAACTGAGACGTTGATTAGGATTGACCTCAACGTCAGAAAATGCTGGAGCATCCATCGAGCTTTCAGTTTCAGAGAGTTCTTcagccatcttggcttagagCAAAAGAAACTTAGCGGAAACGATTACTAGAGTCAGGAATTTAGAGTTcctactctgataccatattgaatttttgatgtatatttcatatataaaaCAGTTACAAGATCAAACATATATAGAAGAAGAAACGGGAAAGAAAAATGCAGGACAAAAGGTAGAGGGCAATGGCAGCTAAACAAGCATAATGATGACCTCCACTCTGTTgaaatttattaggtttatttaggaaattaattagagatttgatttgattttgtagtagggtatttttggcatttacgcattagggtttcttaggtttattgctctataaatagagcttgtaatttagtttgagaacaagttattcacaatgtagtctcttaggttTTTTTggtagccgttccggcattctcgtttgtttaataatatttctattattcATGTTAGTCttattcgttgcgcactctgatattcaactcaaTCTCTCTAACTTAAGCCACTAACTAGCTTTACAATGATGAGGGAATATTATCACTTAACTATGCGTAAAGTAAACATTAAATAAGAGATGCACCATGATTAAAACAAACAGTTAACACTAGCACTAAGACTAGCCGAAAGTTGAGCTGTTATCCATCAAAACTAGACAAAAGTTTGCATTATTCTTCCAACACTATACAACTTGAGAGACGAAGAATATTAGCCAACATGAATATGTTGCGCATCTGCGAAGGTAGctattttatttgttaaaaGAAAATAGTTCATAGGAGaattcaatacatgaatgaatATATGATTTCTTACCGTCGCAACACTCGGTTGCGAGAGTTTGACTTTGACCGTTCTTTTTCCTCCTTGGCTTCTCTTTCCGTCATTGACAGTGGAGTTTGTACCGATCCCGAAGAGCTCTCTGCATTGTTGATCCCACAGGCGTCTATCCTTTCCAAGGTACGAAGTTCACCATCCCATGTTTTAGTTTgtttcagattttttattttttttgttgagttttTAGGTGCATGTTCCGTAATCAAGATTCAAAGATAATATGCCACCAATCACTGGACTCTGAATTCTCTCTGTGTAACTCTGCTGCTGCACTGAATCATCATAGTTTTATTCACATCTTGgaaacaaatttttattttttttattctctctGCTTTATGGTTTTATGTGCAGATTTAGTTGAACATGGGGAAATCACCAGCTGTTGCTCTCAGAAAAGTTGATGCAAAGTGAacttcagtttttattttccgTTTTGCTGTgaattttctttgatttatgTGATTTGATCGGTGATCTCCATTATGAATTtatgtttgattgtttgaattTTGATAAAGAGCAAGAGCTCATGAATCCCGTaccttaattgtttttttttcaacatcTGTTCATCTTATTAAATTCTATGATCAGTTTAGTCCTGTTAGAATATGTAATATTTCTTTGTGCGCACAAAATATTTAGTTTGGTTGGTGGGGCATTTGGAATGCTTATCAGTTATTTACTAAAGGTGGTTTAAAGCGACTACTTAAACTTCTTGAAATGCCTGTTTTAAAAGCAAACAGGCCAGTTAAATGGCAATGGTCATGTTGATGCTTGAATTACATTTGACAGTGATGCGTTTCTCTTTGAGGCTAAATGTGTAATAAAAGCTTTCCATCTCTCTTCTCTTGCCAGTTCTCATTCCTTATTGTATGTTTAGGCACTAAGAGAATCTCATCGGTATGCAGGAACCATCAACTATATGTGAGATATCGAAGCCCAAATTTGGTTACATATTGTGTTGCTTAGCCGAACTTTTCCAAGTATAAAaatatatcgatgtactaaaaaaaaattggagttCAACGCATTGGGCTTCATATAGCTCTTTGTTTTGCCCAAACGTTTAGTGAAGATGAGATATTAAATAAGTATGATACTAACTGGTTTTATACATGGTTTCCTTTTTGCTTAAAatgtttttttgaaaaaaaataaaattaagattACATTTCATAGATTATGTGAAATAGACAATGGTGGGAGTATGATTTTCTCCCCTCCTAGTCTccctccccttccctcccctcccctcccctcctatttgaacggttacggttaagccatgtcaacgttttgtgttaattttttaatagccaaaagaagacaaaaaacaatttgtgagaggaggggagggAAGAGAATGAGAATAGGAAATGAGAGAACCCTACTCCGCAATGGTgatgcttctctctctctcaatgtgGTATCTGTGGATAATAGTGCACTCAACGTGGATGAAAGCCCATTAAAGAAaattttctcattgattttttttgtggGCATCCCGGCGGCAAAAGAGCTCATTTGGGGAGCGTTTGTTTGCTCTCACTAAGTTGGACTGGACTGAACTGGAATAGCTGTTAGTCCAATACCCTGTTTGTTCCGTGCTGGGAttaacattaatgagactaaaggggactcACATGGACAAAACCCTTCGCTAAGAGGTCTTAGAGagaccccccaataaccatgggactaCTAAGACCTCTCTCTGCTACTACTTGCATTGCTAGCTTTCTGTCCTCACTCCGAAATTACACCACTAGACCACcacactctctccctttctcctcATCATGCTAGACTACAGGAACCCAATCACCAATGTCCCGTAAACCCAATCACCAAAATTCTGCCTTCATGCTGACGAACCCACAACCCAACTCCCTACTTGCTTCCCGACGAAACCACATCCCAAATTTCCCCTATTTGCTTCACGAAGGAACAGTTGATTCGATATGCAGAATTGGGTTCTCCATTTTCGTCAATTGAACTCGAATCAAACCCAGAAAATAAAGATAACAATCTCGACCTCATGGACTTAGAATCCGAAAACAATCTCCACAATTTCAGATCCATCTGCTATCCCGTAGCTCTTGCGCCAAGCCGTTTCAggtgaaacaaaataaatacaaaatttcataatttgaagaaaaagaagaacgcTAGAGTAATTTGAAGTCAGTCGGGAGAAAAATGGATATGAGTAAGTGATTGGAGGTGAAACGGGACAAAAAAGAGAAAGGGGAAAGAGACAGTGGTACAAAAAAGGGCAAAGAAAAGGGAGAGGGGAGGGATGCAATGgctggagaaaaaa
This genomic interval from Malus domestica chromosome 05, GDT2T_hap1 contains the following:
- the LOC139196016 gene encoding uncharacterized protein, which gives rise to MAEELSETESSMDAPAFSDVEVNPNQRLSSVLLNEFNYLPWSRAVSFALGGRSKLGYINGAIEAPVVTSSTYESWQFKDQLVMSWLLNSIERRIAKIFSYSESSMHLWKQVKEMYGNQNNVARVFQLKKNLASLQ